From a region of the Anaerobaca lacustris genome:
- a CDS encoding lamin tail domain-containing protein translates to MRAASGSVWVWLVCVVSLGLALGAIRRAGAAGFDGPVINEFMASNGSVLPLGPGEILDEDGDASDWIEIHNPGGQTVNLGGWYLTDNAGNLTKWRFSDGTVLGRGGYLLVFASGKDRAGEELHTNFKLSADGEYLGLIQGDGRTVAHEYAPHYPQQLSDISYGLGPHSGIFVGPGSLASYHVPGPSDAGAAWMALTYDDAGWATGESGFGFSPTGQIASRDIGSVSVPGSHFVHDGTHVVQGDGADIGGSRDAFHFVYVPLRGDGELTVKVAGMITANAWAKAGVMIRETLTAGSRYGASMVTYGNGTVFQARAATNGSTTVKAGNAHGVPLWLRVIRRGDTIGGYYSLDGVNWTQQGAETVAMGPDAYIGFCVTSRAAGTPCTAVFDDVTFGSRANNVLREAMVGTCATLWTRFEFDAAETAFFDSLRLRMRYEDGFVAYLNGVEVARANVTGTPDADSVADVDRPDEQAVETVEFDLSEHKSLLRDGRNVLAVAAINDGKDSETLFISPELTATGDVLVSQYFSVATPGRPNTSDAVDWVAAPLFSRPRGLCDAPFALQLTSDTPGAVIRYTTDGTAPTQTSGTLYTGAILIDATTCLRAAAFRPGWMASVVQTHSYLFIDEILRQPKNPEGFPTRWGGTTADYEMDPRVVDAPAYRHLVRASLMTLPTLSLVTTTDDMFGPSGIYSNSTQGTVAWERASSIEWINRDGTTAFQVDAGLRIFGGDAFRPMSLTRKKSFRLFFKREYGPTKLNFDVFEGQDAVTSFDTLVLRAGANDAWNNWGRERTQYIIDEYMRRTQLAMGHPSPHGTFVHLYLNGLYWGLYNVVERPMPSFCASYFGGEKEDWDAVNSGVPTGDSNTATWNAMLNQARSGLTDTASYQRIQGNHPDATNNPAYNNLLDVGNYIDYMLSNFWGGTGDWPHHNFYAACRRPPNATGFKFFNWDAEGAIIVWSSLNANVTGVADGAGQPYAALRDNREFRLWFGDHVQKQMFHGGPLTSEASYARYKELADEVELAIIAESARWGDQASGTPYGLSHWQSTRDYVLNTYMPQRSQIVLDQLRNAGLYPSVDPPTFGIGAAPQQGGYVALDEHLWMHAPQGTIYYTTDGSDPRLPAGASASDSLVTLLTEDAPKRVLVPSVANGGDQLGNAPAAFTVTYYKATGTVDSLAVAEQVIADPRQRLHTVTEQATVINYFNTGSPGQFDNDRPFPGTQMNVDVDDFVILVTGKVLIPSAGEWTFGVNSDDGFGLTLTRGNRTYAMSFPSPRGPADTLEVFNIAEAGQHDLRLVFYERGGGSELELFAAPGRRNSFSATHFRLVGDIARGGLQVGEGGVWFTDSFDDASWTAGTGGVGYEASSGNYADYFDIDVQAEMYNRNGSCYIRIPFEVGDAEFSNLILRIRYDDGFVAYLNGAEVARRNFSGEPTWNSTANAGNADEAAIVLASVDISAHAGLLRRGGNLLAIHGLNLSTNSSDFLISAELVAGEISQGTVAPHAIEYAEPILLTGSTHIKARTFAGQWSALNEATFAVGPVAESLRVSEIMYNPADPNAEYIELTNVGDETINLHLVQFTRGVQFTFPYVDLAPGDYLLVVEDIDAFEAVYGGGLPIAGRYTGKLDNAGEWIELQDAAGQVVHSFRYDDDWYEITDGMGFSLTVCDPATVDPIAMSDADSWRPSAYAGGSPGFDDSGDAVEPGAVVINEIMAYMPGSPDWIELHNTTDRAIEIAGWFLSDRGGDLTRYEIAEGTVIAAGGYFVFFENEHFGNPDDPGCHVPFALSRDGETVYLHSGSGGVLTGYSQQETFGPAQEGISFGRSPDSTGSYDFVPLSQPTPGQPNAEPATIDQL, encoded by the coding sequence GGTCCGTCCGACGCGGGGGCGGCGTGGATGGCGTTGACCTACGACGATGCAGGCTGGGCGACCGGCGAAAGCGGATTCGGGTTCTCGCCGACGGGCCAGATCGCCAGTCGTGACATCGGAAGCGTCTCGGTGCCCGGCTCGCATTTCGTCCACGACGGGACCCACGTCGTGCAGGGCGACGGCGCCGACATTGGCGGCTCGCGCGACGCATTCCACTTCGTCTACGTCCCCTTGCGAGGTGACGGAGAGTTGACGGTCAAGGTGGCGGGGATGATCACGGCCAATGCGTGGGCCAAGGCCGGTGTGATGATTCGAGAAACGCTCACCGCCGGCTCGCGATACGGCGCCTCGATGGTGACGTACGGCAACGGCACGGTCTTCCAGGCTCGGGCGGCCACGAACGGCTCGACGACGGTCAAAGCCGGCAACGCGCACGGTGTACCGTTGTGGCTTCGCGTCATTCGCCGGGGCGATACGATCGGCGGGTACTACTCGCTCGACGGCGTCAATTGGACGCAGCAGGGGGCCGAGACGGTGGCCATGGGGCCGGACGCCTATATCGGGTTCTGCGTCACGTCGCGCGCGGCCGGCACGCCGTGCACAGCGGTGTTCGATGACGTGACATTTGGGAGCCGAGCGAACAACGTGCTGCGAGAGGCGATGGTCGGAACCTGCGCGACGCTGTGGACCCGGTTCGAGTTCGATGCGGCGGAGACGGCGTTCTTCGATTCGCTTCGGCTGCGGATGCGGTACGAGGACGGCTTCGTCGCGTATCTGAACGGTGTGGAAGTGGCCCGCGCCAACGTTACGGGGACTCCGGACGCCGATTCCGTCGCCGATGTGGACCGGCCCGATGAGCAGGCGGTCGAGACCGTCGAGTTCGATCTGTCCGAACACAAGAGTCTGCTCCGCGACGGGCGAAACGTGCTGGCCGTTGCCGCGATCAACGACGGCAAGGACAGTGAAACGCTCTTCATCAGTCCCGAACTGACGGCCACCGGGGACGTGCTCGTTTCCCAGTACTTCTCGGTCGCGACGCCGGGGCGGCCCAATACGTCTGACGCGGTTGACTGGGTGGCCGCGCCGCTGTTCAGTCGCCCGCGCGGGCTCTGCGACGCGCCGTTTGCCCTCCAGCTCACGTCCGACACGCCCGGCGCGGTCATTCGCTATACGACGGACGGCACGGCGCCGACGCAGACCAGCGGGACCCTGTACACCGGGGCGATCCTCATCGACGCCACCACGTGCCTGCGGGCGGCGGCGTTTCGACCCGGATGGATGGCCAGCGTGGTCCAGACCCACAGTTATCTGTTCATCGACGAGATTCTCCGCCAGCCCAAGAATCCTGAGGGCTTCCCGACCCGTTGGGGCGGCACGACCGCCGACTACGAGATGGACCCGCGCGTCGTAGACGCGCCGGCCTACCGCCACCTCGTGCGGGCGTCTCTGATGACCCTGCCGACTCTGTCACTGGTGACCACGACCGATGACATGTTCGGCCCGAGCGGCATTTACAGTAACTCGACTCAGGGAACTGTGGCCTGGGAGCGCGCAAGTTCGATCGAGTGGATCAACCGGGACGGCACGACGGCGTTCCAAGTCGATGCCGGCTTGCGCATTTTCGGGGGAGACGCGTTCCGGCCAATGAGTTTGACGCGGAAGAAATCGTTCCGTTTGTTCTTCAAGCGAGAGTATGGTCCGACCAAGCTGAACTTCGACGTGTTCGAAGGCCAGGATGCGGTCACGAGCTTTGATACCCTCGTGCTGAGGGCTGGCGCCAACGATGCGTGGAACAACTGGGGTCGGGAGAGAACGCAGTACATCATCGACGAGTACATGCGGCGCACGCAACTGGCGATGGGCCATCCGTCTCCGCACGGAACCTTCGTTCATTTGTATCTCAACGGACTCTATTGGGGCCTCTACAATGTGGTCGAGCGGCCCATGCCTTCATTCTGTGCCAGTTACTTCGGCGGAGAGAAGGAGGACTGGGACGCAGTGAATTCTGGCGTGCCCACAGGCGACAGCAATACCGCTACGTGGAACGCCATGCTGAACCAGGCGCGATCGGGACTGACCGACACCGCGTCGTATCAGCGGATTCAAGGAAACCACCCGGACGCCACGAACAACCCCGCCTACAACAACCTGCTCGACGTGGGCAACTACATCGATTACATGCTCAGCAATTTCTGGGGTGGCACGGGCGACTGGCCTCATCACAACTTCTATGCGGCGTGCCGCAGGCCGCCGAACGCCACGGGCTTCAAGTTTTTCAATTGGGACGCCGAAGGCGCCATCATCGTCTGGTCCAGCCTGAACGCCAATGTCACGGGCGTGGCCGACGGCGCCGGCCAGCCCTATGCCGCCTTGCGGGACAACCGCGAGTTCCGACTGTGGTTCGGCGACCACGTGCAGAAGCAGATGTTCCACGGCGGGCCCTTGACCAGCGAGGCGTCGTACGCACGCTACAAGGAGTTGGCCGACGAGGTCGAACTGGCCATCATCGCCGAATCCGCTCGGTGGGGCGACCAGGCCAGCGGCACGCCCTACGGGCTGAGCCACTGGCAGAGCACGCGCGATTACGTTCTGAACACCTACATGCCGCAGCGTTCGCAGATCGTGCTGGATCAGTTGCGCAACGCGGGCCTCTATCCATCGGTCGATCCGCCCACGTTCGGCATCGGAGCGGCCCCACAGCAGGGCGGCTACGTGGCGCTCGATGAGCACCTGTGGATGCATGCGCCGCAGGGCACGATCTACTATACGACCGACGGGAGCGACCCTCGTCTGCCGGCAGGGGCCTCCGCTTCGGACAGTCTCGTGACGTTGCTGACCGAGGACGCGCCCAAGCGCGTACTGGTCCCCAGCGTGGCCAATGGGGGCGACCAACTGGGCAACGCTCCGGCCGCGTTCACCGTGACCTACTACAAGGCCACCGGCACCGTGGACAGCCTGGCGGTGGCCGAGCAGGTGATTGCCGACCCGCGCCAGCGCCTGCATACTGTGACCGAGCAGGCGACGGTGATCAACTACTTCAACACGGGCAGTCCGGGCCAGTTCGACAACGATCGCCCCTTCCCGGGCACGCAGATGAACGTGGACGTGGACGACTTCGTCATCCTCGTTACGGGCAAGGTGCTCATCCCGTCGGCGGGGGAGTGGACGTTCGGCGTCAACAGCGACGACGGCTTCGGCCTGACGCTGACTCGGGGAAACCGGACCTACGCGATGTCCTTTCCCAGCCCGCGCGGGCCGGCTGACACTCTGGAGGTCTTCAATATCGCCGAGGCCGGACAGCACGACCTGCGGCTGGTCTTCTACGAACGGGGCGGTGGCTCCGAACTGGAGCTGTTCGCCGCACCCGGTCGAAGGAACAGCTTCAGCGCCACCCACTTCCGTCTCGTCGGCGATATCGCTCGCGGCGGACTCCAGGTCGGAGAGGGCGGCGTCTGGTTCACCGACTCCTTCGACGATGCGAGCTGGACGGCCGGCACCGGCGGCGTCGGCTACGAGGCGAGCAGCGGAAACTACGCCGACTACTTCGACATCGACGTCCAGGCCGAGATGTACAACCGCAACGGCTCCTGCTATATCCGGATTCCCTTCGAAGTCGGTGATGCGGAGTTCTCCAATCTGATCCTGCGGATTCGCTACGACGACGGGTTCGTCGCTTACCTCAACGGGGCCGAGGTCGCCCGGCGCAACTTCTCAGGTGAGCCGACGTGGAATTCGACTGCCAATGCCGGCAACGCCGACGAGGCGGCGATCGTCCTGGCCAGCGTCGACATCTCCGCCCATGCCGGTCTGTTGCGGCGAGGGGGCAATCTGCTGGCCATCCACGGCCTGAACCTGTCGACCAACAGCTCCGACTTCCTCATCAGCGCCGAACTGGTCGCCGGGGAGATCAGCCAGGGGACGGTCGCGCCGCATGCGATCGAGTACGCCGAGCCGATCCTGCTGACCGGCAGCACGCACATCAAGGCCCGGACGTTCGCGGGCCAGTGGAGCGCGCTGAACGAAGCGACGTTTGCGGTCGGCCCGGTGGCCGAGAGCCTGCGGGTCAGCGAGATCATGTACAACCCCGCCGATCCGAACGCCGAGTACATCGAGTTGACGAACGTCGGCGACGAGACGATCAACCTCCATCTGGTGCAGTTCACGCGGGGCGTGCAATTCACCTTCCCGTATGTTGACTTGGCGCCCGGCGACTACCTGCTTGTCGTTGAGGATATCGATGCTTTCGAAGCAGTGTACGGCGGGGGTCTGCCCATCGCCGGACGGTATACGGGCAAGCTCGACAATGCCGGCGAATGGATCGAGCTCCAGGATGCGGCCGGACAGGTCGTTCACAGCTTCCGCTATGACGATGATTGGTACGAGATTACCGATGGCATGGGTTTCTCGCTGACGGTTTGCGATCCGGCGACAGTCGATCCCATCGCCATGAGCGATGCGGATTCCTGGCGGCCCAGCGCATATGCCGGCGGTTCCCCCGGTTTCGACGATTCGGGCGACGCCGTCGAGCCTGGCGCTGTGGTCATCAATGAGATCATGGCCTATATGCCCGGCAGCCCCGACTGGATCGAGCTGCACAACACGACGGATCGCGCGATCGAGATCGCAGGCTGGTTCCTCAGCGACAGGGGGGGCGATCTGACTCGATACGAGATCGCCGAGGGCACCGTTATCGCTGCCGGCGGGTATTTCGTGTTCTTCGAGAACGAGCACTTCGGCAATCCGGACGATCCCGGTTGCCATGTGCCGTTCGCGCTGAGCCGTGACGGGGAGACCGTGTATCTGCACTCCGGCTCCGGGGGCGTTCTGACCGGCTATAGCCAGCAGGAAACATTCGGGCCGGCGCAGGAGGGAATCTCGTTTGGCCGATCCCCCGACAGCACGGGATCGTACGATTTCGTGCCGTTGAGCCAGCCCACCCCCGGCCAGCCCAACGCCGAACCCGCGACCATCGACCAGTTGTAG